From Rhodopseudomonas palustris, a single genomic window includes:
- the tig gene encoding trigger factor, with protein MQVKETVADGLKREFQVSVPAADIDAKVGERLADLKDKVRLNGFRPGKVPTAHLKRVYGRSVAAETIDKLVRDTNDGIFSERGFRLATEPKITMPQDQKEIEDILEGKSDLTYTVAIEVVPAIELADFKSFSVEKPVVEVAESDVDDAIKRIAEANRSYADKAEGAKAETGDRVTVSFKGTIDGVAFDGGTGEDIPVVIGSASFIPGFEDQLVGIAVGETRTIKVTFPTNYASDTLAGKPAEFETTATKLEAPQETTIDDEFAKTLGMESLDKLKEAAKARLAAEYAGASRLKVKRQLLDRLDEAHKFDAPPSLIEQEFEVMWRSINAEMQSTGKTFADENTTEDAAKEEYRKIADRRVRLGLVLSEIGEKNKIQVTDDEVSRAVIERARQMPGREKEVWDYYRSNPEAVAQLRAPIYEDKVVDFILELANVTEKPVTREELYKDEDDKTAA; from the coding sequence ATGCAGGTCAAGGAAACCGTTGCCGACGGATTGAAGCGCGAATTCCAGGTCAGTGTCCCGGCTGCGGACATCGACGCCAAGGTCGGCGAACGGCTCGCCGATCTGAAGGACAAGGTGCGCCTCAACGGATTTCGTCCGGGCAAGGTGCCGACCGCTCATCTGAAGCGCGTGTACGGCCGTTCGGTCGCCGCCGAGACCATCGACAAGCTGGTCCGCGACACCAACGATGGCATCTTTTCGGAGCGCGGCTTCCGGCTCGCCACCGAGCCGAAGATCACCATGCCGCAGGACCAGAAGGAGATCGAGGACATCCTCGAGGGCAAGTCCGATCTCACCTACACGGTGGCGATCGAGGTGGTCCCGGCGATCGAACTGGCCGACTTCAAGAGCTTCTCGGTCGAGAAGCCGGTGGTCGAGGTGGCCGAATCCGACGTCGATGACGCGATCAAGCGGATCGCCGAGGCCAATCGCTCCTACGCCGACAAGGCCGAGGGCGCCAAGGCCGAGACCGGCGACCGCGTCACCGTGTCGTTCAAGGGCACCATCGACGGCGTCGCGTTCGACGGCGGCACCGGCGAGGACATTCCGGTGGTGATCGGCTCGGCCAGCTTCATTCCGGGCTTTGAGGATCAGCTTGTCGGCATCGCGGTGGGCGAGACCCGCACCATCAAGGTGACGTTCCCGACCAACTACGCCAGCGACACCCTGGCCGGAAAGCCGGCCGAGTTCGAGACCACCGCGACCAAGCTCGAGGCTCCGCAGGAGACCACGATCGACGACGAGTTCGCCAAGACGCTCGGCATGGAATCGCTCGACAAGCTGAAGGAAGCCGCCAAGGCCCGGCTCGCCGCCGAATACGCCGGCGCGTCGCGGCTCAAGGTCAAGCGCCAGTTGCTCGACCGGCTCGACGAAGCCCACAAGTTCGATGCTCCGCCGTCGCTGATCGAGCAGGAGTTCGAGGTGATGTGGCGCTCGATCAACGCCGAGATGCAGTCGACCGGCAAGACCTTCGCCGACGAGAACACCACCGAAGACGCCGCCAAGGAAGAGTATCGCAAGATCGCCGACCGCCGCGTCCGTCTCGGCCTGGTGCTGTCGGAGATCGGCGAGAAGAACAAGATCCAGGTCACCGACGACGAAGTCAGCCGTGCGGTGATCGAGCGCGCCCGGCAGATGCCGGGCCGCGAGAAGGAGGTCTGGGACTACTACCGCTCCAATCCGGAAGCCGTCGCCCAGCTCCGCGCCCCGATCTACGAAGACAAGGTGGTCGATTTCATCCTGGAGCTCGCCAACGTGACCGAGAAGCCGGTCACCCGCGAGGAGCTGTACAAGGACGAGGACGACAAGACCGCGGCCTGA